The Medicago truncatula cultivar Jemalong A17 chromosome 7, MtrunA17r5.0-ANR, whole genome shotgun sequence genome includes the window TAAGTTTGCTAACTAactttatatttgatattttatcgAGTTATTATGAAATTGGTAGGAGTTTACACCACCGTTTAGCAATGACTAATCTTGGTTCGAAAACCTGCATGACACATAAGGTGAGTTCTCTCATCTCATCCAAATATTTTCAATACGCATGAGACAGAAATTGAACTACTATCCACATGCTTAAGAGGCTCTAATCTATTATcactttgacaaaaaaaaataaaaatctaggGTCATAGTATACATGTTATTGGATCTGCCAATTTAGAGTGgagaaattaaattatgtattaCTGATAAACTTTCTGGTGTATTCGTGAGAGTATAGGAAACATAATGAATTGATGGTGAGTTTACGGATTTGTTGAAGAAGTTTGTTACCAAAATATTAGacttattaaaatatgtacATCTATTTAAAATGCccaataaatatgtattttgtcaactcaTCAAAATACATCTACATTTTTCTATTGCAAGATCCCATGAAATAACAAAAGTGAaggaattttaaatgataaaggttgaatttttttttcttcttcatgaaagcgaatgacattcaaaaactaaaatttaagataaaaattaaacaaatgacactCAAAAACTAACGAAACAACTCATCACATTAGGCAAAGATCATACATTGGATTATATGATGACATTAGAATAAGAACAATCACAGAAGTGAGATTCACATAACATATTCTTTCAAAGTCTGAAAGCATTATGTATGTGAGTCATCTCACTTAAATGTTTCTCATATCTACTATTGCatacaatataaaattttaactcacacttgacacattaacatctctccATTAAGTGTTAGGATCTTTGTGTTTGTAGTCCACCACCAAGAACAACTCTCGCTCCCTCACAATGTCTAACGGAGATGTGATACCACAACTGAGCTTTCTGTGAAAGCTTAAACTGATGTAGATCGACAATTTGGGGAAAGGGGAAACCACACAAGTGATAATAATACCACCACAActtcatccaaaattttaagacttaaagtatatgatttttgttagtatatataatatatgcgacgacattctagcccgtgcttggcacgagTGTCCATGCTAGTATAACATGTAccgacattttttttaaacgataACTCATAGCTGTTATAATTTAATAAGGAAGCAAAAATTAGTAGAATCGATGTCTATATTCAAGATAGGAAACAACATTTAAAGGTCAAAGGCAAAGCAAAACCTTTTCGTTTTTCTCTATAAGGAATGATGTGGTGGTGTATAAACAACATTGATTAAGTTCATATTATTTGTTTCTATAAAAAGGTTCAAATTATTTGtagaagcaaaaaaataaaaaacaatggtGATAAGAAGGGTCAAAGAAAAagatttttattcaaaatggCAACTTTACTCTCCCAGGTTCTCTGTTGCCTCTAGTGTCTCATCTTTTGGACACGGTGGTGCTGCCAACTGCACCTCTCCCTGATTTTTTGGCTTGGCAGCATTCGACAGATGGTAATTTGACCGCAAAAAATGCTAAGATGTTTATGACTCCTGCTGCACCGGTGCTTGACTGGCCGAACCTTATATGGGGTTCTTGCATCCCTCCTTCTCACGCCTTCATCTTTTGGCGTTGGTTCCATGGTAAGATGCCGACTGATGAAAACCTTCGGACTCGAGGCTGTTTTATAGTGTCGGTTTGCAATTGTTGTATGAGTTCTGAGGAATCTTCGGATCATCTGTTTCTCCGCTGCTCCTTCGCGTTGAAATTATGGTCTTGGCTCGGAGGTAAGCTAAATTGTGTGATAAATCTATCCTCTATTGCTTCTCTTTTGGAGTGTGTCCCCAATCGTTGTTCTTCTCAAATAGCGGACATTTACGTGGCTGCTGTGATACATACTTTGCACATTATTTGGCTGTCTCGTAATTCCCTTCGGTTCTCTTCGGATGTGGTTTCTATCCATGCTGCTACGGTGCGTCTGCATTCTGCCATTTCCATGTCTGGTAATATGTCTGTTGGTCACTCTTTACCGTCGGATCAGCCCATTCTTGATGCTTTTAATATTGCTGTTCGCCATCGCAACTTCAAAGACATTATTGCGGTCTTTTGGAAGGCCCCCTCTCCCCCTTGGAAGAAGGTTAACACAGATGGTTCGGTTGTTGATGGTCACGCTGCCTGTGGGGGGATTTTTCGAGATCATTTCGGTACTTTTCTAGGAGCTTTCACTTGTAATTTGGGTCCCGACACGGTGTTTTCTTCCGAAATTATGGGGTACATTTTTGCTATAGAGTTTGCTGCCCAAAATGGTTGGTATAATATCTGGTTGGAGAGTGACTCAACAGGTGCTTTGGCTGCGTTCCACAATCATGCTTTGGTTCCGATTTTGCTTCGCAATCGTTGGCACAATGCTTGTCGACTTGGAGTTCAGCTTATTTCTTCCCATATTTACCGTGAGGGTAATGTTTGTGCTGATCGCTTGGCGAATATGGGACACTCAGTACATGGAGCGGTTTGGCTTTCATCTTTACCTCCTGAATTAGGCTCCGATTTCTTTCGGGATAGGTGTGGCCTACCTAGCTATAGGTTTCCGTAACCTTGTTTTTATGGTTTTGTTTTTgctgtttattttttgtttttgagggttttggcctagtccccccctCTCTGTATATGTTTTTCCCTTTGTTTAATAAAGTTTTGAGGTTGGCGGCAGACGGTGGAGGTTTCCcgaggtgccaacctagttgggatgtcggtgtTGCCTCTTGATGCTCGTCCAATCTCCCGatccagcaaaaaaaaaaattaatagtacataaaaaaacattatttaagttcatattatttgtgaaaaaaaataaaaatatttgtgataagtataaaatgaattactcatatgttttttatttactcatgtgtttttaaaaacaactttatacttttttttttcattttcacatgatgtaatttttttataattataatatatattataaattatttttgcagCAAATTTTGGATCTATACGTTAATGTAGTGATTTGCTTGAATTTTTTCTATAGATATTGATTCTAATTTTACCATTCTTCTTACAATTCCGATATTGAACTAAAGatttcaaaattcttttcaattttatttatttttgggttttcaaCAATACtcactatttgtaaaaaaaaaaaaaacaaaaacttactaCTCTAATTTTTTCAGTGTCTCAAAAATCAATTATCTTATTCGATTAGTACACATGTTTGTCTACATTTTCCGTTATTGGTGTCAAACAACCACATAATAAGAAATAGTAGGAAAAACATTGGGAAGAAGAATATAACAAATAGTACGAAAAAATATTGAGAGAAAGagataaatagagaaaaaaaatcaatgaagtGCAGaatccggaccttgcatatattatgcattgtccataccaactgaactTTGCTCACGAGAACGTTAACTAAAAAGTTTATATACATAGTAAAAATTTCCAAATCCTCtataaataatccaaacaaaatgatatatatagatatataaatcaacaAACCCTGTTGTTTGTAAGATCATTTTCTATCTCATTTCCAtttattttagattaaattACTTAAATCACTttcgtgttttttttattatatattttcaaaaattaatttttttactcaaagttaaaattattaatCTTCTAACAGACTTTACAAATATTAATTAGTCGATAATTCATAACAACCTATTTTGCGAGAAAGTTTTGTTCCACTTATTTATTTCGTCTTTGTGTTgagttctttctttttttaagcaaatattagttgtttataaatttatagaGGGAAGGAAAAAATGTTAGTTTCTGGggtcaattttgcccttaaatcaccccttcaaaaaaaaatattctttcccttttagttaaataagacctttccttatattttaaatttttttcgtttgtttttgtgatttcatcatcatAGCATGACtcagtttgttttgattttctgttTATATAAATCAATTCTTACTACTTTTTGAAACACTgttgaatattaatttattatatgattgattttatttctcatgatgatcttataaataatagcatgaaataattattttctcacTCAAGGGTGGTTAAGACCATCTACAATAGGATCTTTCTTCTATTTAGAATCGTATTTTTATAGACACCCTCACTCTCCTATTATTTGTGTGTTACACATGATCACTTCGTTGTAAATTCCGTCATTGTCAATCAAAgtacatttttgtttctttactaTGATTTCGACCATATGCAAAGTTGTTACTTAAACCGTGTAaattctaatctttttttttttttatcttttcgaattttagttacttttttgaattattaacaggattgaaaaaatatactttttttttaaaaattttataattgaactgatttaatatttcaaatattagataattatgaatgaataaatacaCTACTGTCAAAATTTACTGATACATATTTATCACTAAGGcacatttgatatatttttgaaggGTTGAGTTTgagagatattttattttttttagtcaaatgggGTTCAATTATGAACTAGTTGTATCACGCTCTAAACGTACGAATAAAAGGAAACAATAACAAAAGAAGatgaggaaaagaaaagaaacaaactcAGAGAAAGTCCTTAAGTTAATCTGGTAAAATACCTCTAAAGTTTGAGAGATTAAatcttattaaatattaattatataacaaCAAGTGACATTTACATACGAGACTCATTTAAGCAATCAAACGGAGAGGACCGTTATGGATGCTCTAACAATTGATTAACTTATCAATGAAAAATCTCGGTTGAAAGTAATACAAAATAAATGCTTGCTgaaattatcaattttcaaatattattgttattattattatcattattaataaatattgatttttaatgtttttttagatataCTAATTGAATGTATCAATTAAGTTTGCTAACTAactttatatttgatattttatcgAGTTATTATGAAATTGGTAGGAGTTTACACCACCGTTTAGCAATGACTAATCTTGGTTCGAAAACCTGCAGGACACATAAGGTGAGTTCTCTCATCTCATCCAAATATTTTCAATAAGCATGAGACAGAAATTGAACTACTATCCACATGCTTAAGAGGCTCTAATCTATTATcactttgacaaaaaaaaataattctaggGTCATAGTATACATGTTACTTCTATGTGTTCGTAGAAGAGATGAAATTGGATCTGCCAATGAGAGTGgagaaattaaattatgtattaCTGATAAACTTTCTGGTGTATTCGTGAGAGTATAGGAAACATAATGAATTGATGGCGATTTTATGGATTTGTTGAAGAAGTTTGCTACCAAAATATTAGacttattaaaatatgtacAACTATTTAAAATGCccaataaatatgtattttgtcaactcaTCAAAATACATCTACATTTTTCTATTGCAAGATCCCATGAAATAACAAAAGTGAaggaattttaaatgataaaggttgaattttttttcttcttcatgaaagcgaatgacattcaaaaactaaaatttaagataaaaattaaacaaatgacactCAAAAACTAACGAAACAACTCATCACATTAGGCAAAGATCCTACATTGGATTATATTATCACATTAGACTAAAAACAATCACAGAAGTGAGATTCACATCACATATTCTTTCAAAGTCTGAAAGCATTATGTATACGAGTCATCTCACTTAAATGTTTCTCATATCTACTATTGCatacaatataaaattttaactcacacttgacacattaacatctctccATTAAGTGTTAGGATCTTTGTGTTTGTAGTCCACCACCAAGAACAACTCTCGCTCCCTCACAATGTCTAACGGAGATGTGATACCACAGCTGAGCTTTCTGTGGAAGCTTAAACTGATGTAGATCGACAATTTGGGGAAAGAGGAAACCACACAAGTGATAATAATACCACCACAActtcatccaaaattttaagacttaaagtatatgatttttgttagtatatataatatatgcgacgacattctagcccgtgcttggcacgggtgtCCATGCTAGTTGTTAaaataatcctttttttttgttaattaattaataaaaacttaattcctttattcaatttaaaacaATCTTTCCTTCCTTACTCTCATTTTTGGGTACAATTATCtctttactctttctttttttgtttatacaAAGGGGACTTCAACTCTTTTAAAacatataacatattttttatataaaagaggACCTCAACTATCTTTTATAACGCATAATATATAAcataaatgttaaaatattcttaaaaaacatgatatcataaaaatatttaatcgtataaacattattttgtaggtaaaaaaaatactatattctttattaaattaaaatatatttcattattgtacttgattataattatattttcttatgtaatgatcttttttacattaatatatttgttatgagttttattttaatttttttttctactcagtcgtttgattcaattcaatttaataCTTATACATCTATTTATTGAAGTCGATTCATTTAATTCAGTCGTTAGGTTCAATCACCTAGTTGTTCAATCAATTATCTTGTACTTTATCAAGGTTGATAAACggttcagattttaaaatttcggtttgaattatattcaacaaataacaaatttgtAGTCATTGGAACTAaccaatgataaaattaaactcGATCACTATTTATGATCCATCCTAACTTTTTTCCTAACTCCGGCACTGAACTTAGCAATACTGACGGGACAGACATTATTATTTTGAGAGAATAAAAATCAGTTCTATATATGAACAAAAGCTAAAGATGcgtaaataaattaatgataacaataataaaattagttattataatttgtAAATCAAACTGAATTGATATAACCATCCATATATGGGAAGTTTTGATTTTACAGATACATTCTCtcacttacataaattgaaaacTTATTATCAATCGATAAGTAGTTTATTATTTGTGTACTAATAATAAACCTAAGAACATGCAATTTGAGAAGAAATTGGTGTAAATGTAAACTGAGGCTGCCAAGCATAAGAGAAATTGACAGATTGAGCATTATAAAGTGGTCCTCCTTTGATGAGAAGACAATCATCACTAAAAATTGCTGGATCAACAgataaatttgttttaaatcCATTGCATTTGAACTTTATTTCTGATTGAGTACAAATGCAATTGTTGGTTACAGTAACATTATATACTATCTTTCCATGTGCatatgatgatgttttttgTTGCTTAACTTGAATGTCTCTCAAAGAGCAAGGCTGCCCATAAGCTGCAATATTAACTATGAATTAATTAACATTATAAAATATTgagtaacaaaaataataaattga containing:
- the LOC120576941 gene encoding uncharacterized protein, coding for MAAIFNLLSLTLFLALVFQAYGQPCSLRDIQVKQQKTSSYAHGKIVYNVTVTNNCICTQSEIKFKCNGFKTNLSVDPAIFSDDCLLIKGGPLYNAQSVNFSYAWQPQFTFTPISSQIACS